GAAAGAAATAACAGGCAGCACGACGGAATCACCACCGACCCGGGTCGGACTATTGACGATCATGGAACCCGAACTGTACAAAGCGGGCGTGCAGACCTACGACGTCCCCCAATTCGGCTTCACCTTGCCTGGGCGAATCGCCGGAATGGGGATCGCGGCATCGGTCAAAGGAATGGATACCGCCAGCCATAACTATGCTTTCACGAAAGCCGTGCGCGACAGTGGTTTTCGTATTTCGGCAACCCTCACCTCGGAAATCACCCGGGATCTTGCCGCCGTGGGATATGAGGTGATTCCGGTACGGGTCGCGGACCATCGCCATGCAGGAGAAATTCGCGGTCGGAAATACCTCGGACAATATCCGCCAACCGCCCCCCCGGTGGATTTCTACTTGCATCTCGAAGTGGAGCAAGCGGGCTATACCGCACCGGATCACGGTCAACCACTCGTTCCATACCTTCGCGTTTTCACTCAACTTGTCTCGTTAGCGGGCCAAGCTCACCCAACACCGACTGCAGGCGTGATTCACGAGGTGAAGGAAGAACAAGGCGAGGCGAGCGTACTCTACGCTGCCACCATTACCTATGGGGGATTTATCCCCATAGCCGGGCCCAACGATATCCCGGCCGATCCACGTTATGGCCTGAGAGGGATGGAACATATCGAGCATCCGGAACATGTCGCTAGAGGTCTTGCGGCGGCCGCTCGAGACGTCGCCGAGAAATTGGCGGAGAACCTAAAGTGACATCAACAGGCATACGTTCGATCAGGCGCGGTATGACGCATACGCCAACCTGGAGTGGAGTCCGCGCTGACATCAAACGGATAAGCAAGCACTGAAACGAAACCCCTAATCCAAAGGAGAGGTACGATGAATCGTTTTGCAGTCCCACTCACAGTCGCCCTGTTGACCCTCGGCGGTGGTTCGGCTCTGGCTCAGGCCCCGAGCGCCCATCAGTCGACGGAGGCTCGCATGCAGGAAATGGAAGCCACGATGCAGCAGATCCGGCAAACCACCGATGTCCAAAAACGCCAACAACTGATGGAAAAGCACATGCAACAAATGCACGAGGCGATGGAGCAAATGCACGCCATGATGGGTAACAGTGGCATGTGTAGCGAACACAGGGAACAGATGCAGAAAATGGGCGATCAGATGGGTTCCCATCGCGAACAAAGCAAGCGCTTACACGATCATAGAAAAACGAAATAGTGGCGAGTCGCGGGATAGGTGGAAAGTAAGGCCCCGGCATCGCGATCTCGCGTCGATCGCAACGGAGATACTTTCCATTGAACATACTCAGGCCGCCATGAACGTACCAGAACCATTGCTTGCGTTCATGGCGGTGGCTTGCGTTGATCCTCCAAGCGGTCAGATATGAAAAAAGATATCCAGAGGCCGTCCGCGATTGGGTCTCGACCGAATCCAGGGCTCCTCTCGCGATATGATGCTTCCGTGGGCGTCGTGTCGCTATCGCCGGCAAGTTCCCAAGCGCATGTCGGCCGCTGACCGATTACGTCTTTCGACCTGAATCTTCGGGGGAGACCCATGACAAGCTGTGGGCGACTGGCCGCTTTAATAGGACTGCTACTTCAGCTGGGCCCGGCAATGGCGAGCGCTGGCGCCGTTGTTCTGACAGCCACGGGGGCCGAACAGCTCGCCGAGGTTCAGGATGTGTGGGCCGCCCAACAACAAGCGCGCGCGAAATCTTTGACCGAATCGGCGCTGGCAAAACGACAACTGCCGGATCCTCAATTGAAAATGGGTCTCGCCAATTTCCCGGTCGATAGCTTCGCATTCGACCGGGAGCCCATGACCCAGTTGGTCGTTGGACTACAACAAGGGCTGCCCAAACGGGCAACACGTCGACTGGCAAGCGAACGCTTGGTGTCCGACGCCGAATTGGCTCGCATCCGTGCTGAGGAAAACCGGCTCCGACTCCTTCGGGACACGCGTCTGAGTTGGTTGGACGTCTACTTTCAAGAACATGCCTTCAATTTGCTAAACGATAGCACAGCGTTGTTTTCCCAATTGATTGAAGTCGCCACAGAAAGGTATGCCGCCGGACGTGGCAATCACCAGGATATCATCCGCGCTCAGCTAGAACTGGATCTGCTCAAAGATCGTCTTCGGCACCAACACGCCGGTGTGCTGGCCGCACGGGCCGCCTTGGCCGAGTGGATCGGCCAAGAAGCTGCAAGTCGGCCATTGTCGGGGCCGTTACCGCTACTTGAAGTCACGCTCGATTCCAAGCTTCTGGAACAATCTTTACCCGAACACCCGGTCCTTAGAGTGGAAACGCAAAGGCTCCGTAGCAGCGAGTTAGAAATTGCCATTGCCGATCAGGACTACCGACCGGACTGGATGCTCTCTTTGAGTTATGGTCTGCGTGAGGGTACCAACGCAGACGGTCGCGAACGGCCCGATTTTCTCTCCCTTACGGTGGGCATGGACCTGCCGCTTTTTCCCACGAATCGGCAAGA
This portion of the Pseudomonadota bacterium genome encodes:
- a CDS encoding TolC family protein encodes the protein MTSCGRLAALIGLLLQLGPAMASAGAVVLTATGAEQLAEVQDVWAAQQQARAKSLTESALAKRQLPDPQLKMGLANFPVDSFAFDREPMTQLVVGLQQGLPKRATRRLASERLVSDAELARIRAEENRLRLLRDTRLSWLDVYFQEHAFNLLNDSTALFSQLIEVATERYAAGRGNHQDIIRAQLELDLLKDRLRHQHAGVLAARAALAEWIGQEAASRPLSGPLPLLEVTLDSKLLEQSLPEHPVLRVETQRLRSSELEIAIADQDYRPDWMLSLSYGLREGTNADGRERPDFLSLTVGMDLPLFPTNRQDRRRQAALAQADAAVLGRQSRLRELMAQLRVHLARHEELVERKRLYERNLLTQAHQNVHAALHTYRSDTGDFTALIRAQITELDVRVKAMQVAVELEKTRTRLRYLAAQPSLEENQ